The Neorhizobium sp. NCHU2750 genome contains the following window.
CGGCACGCTGGAATGGCTGCCGGGCAAGACAGTCGCCCTGTCGAAAGATTGCTTCCCGGAACTGATCACCGGCAGCCTGCCGGTCATCTATCCCTTCATCGTCTCCAATCCCGGCGAGGCAGCGGTGGCCAAACGGCGGATTTCCGCCATAACCATCGGCCATCTGCCGCCGGTCCTCACCGGTGCCGGCCTTTCCAACGACGAGAAGAAACTGGAACTGCTGGTCGACGAATATGCCCAGGCCGACGGCCTCGACCGTCGCCGCCGCGACCGGCTGGCAAAGCTGATCGTCGAGGCCGCCCGCGACACGACGATCGCCACCGATGCCGGCGTATCCCGCAACGACGATCCGGATACGGCACTCGCCCGCATCGATGCCTTTCTCTGCGATCTCAAGGATTTCGCCATCAAGGATGGCCAGCACGTGTTCGGCACTGTCGCCGAAGGTGACGGGGATCCGCTGCGGATCGCCAGCGCCGCGGCCGAAAGGCAGGCGCTGATCGATGCGCTCGACGGCAAGCACATCCGCCCCGGCCCGTCCGGCGCGCCGGCACGTGGTCGCCGCGATGTCATGCCGACCGGCCGCAACCTTTATGCTAGCGATCCACGCACCCTGCCGACCCCGACCGCCTTCGAGCTTGGAAAACGCGCTGCCGACGAGATCCTGCGCCGCTACCTGCAGGATCACGGTGACTGGCCGAAAAGCCTCGTCTTCGATCTCTGGGGCAGCGCCAGCCTGAGAAGCGGTGGCGAGGAAGTGGCGCAGGTTCTGGCACTGATGGGCGCAAGACCGGTCATGGATACGGCCACAGGCCGCGTGACCGGCATCGAGGTTCTTCCGCCGGCGCAGCTCGGCCGCCCTCGAGTAGACGTGACGCTGCGCATTTCCGGCCTGTTCCGCGACATGTTTCCGGCCTTGATCGCACTTCTCGACGCCGCCATGCGGGCGATTGCCGCCCGCGAGGAAGCACCGGGAGACAATCCGCTTTCGGAAGCCGCACAGGCAGCCGGTTCCGTCCCGCCGCGCATCTTCGGTTCGGCACCGGGCACTTACGGCTCCGGCATAGAGGAAAAGCTCGCCGACGGCCGTTGGGCCGAGCGCGAGGAGCTTGGCCGCATCTATCTCGATGCCACGAGCCACGCTTTCGGTGGCGCCGATGGAGAGGCAAGCCACGTCCCAGGCGAATTTGCCGGGCGCGTCGGCAATGCCGACCTCCTCGTCCATACAGGCGACGATCCGGGCCGTGATCTGCTCGATGGATCGGCCGACGTGGCCTTCATCGGTGGGTTTTCGGCAGCGGTCGCGGCCCTCGGCGGCAAGGCGGACGTGATCGCGCTCGATACGACCGACCCGGCAAAGCCGAAGGCAAGGTCGATATCGGAAGCCGTCACCCGCGTGGTCCGCGCCCGCGCCGTCAACCCGCGCTTCATCGAAGGCCAGATGCGCCATGGTCCCCGCGGTGCAGCCGAACTGGTCGAGACAGTGGACCGGCTGATCGGCTTTGCTGAAACCACCCATGCCATTCCGCAGTCGTTGATCGACGCAACCTATGATGCCTATCTGGGTGACGAAACCGTGCGCGATTTCCTGCTGGCGCAAAATCCCGAAGGCGCCCGCTATATGGCGGAGCGCTTCCGCTCGGCGATGAACCGCGGCCTCTGGCACCCGCGACGCAACGCCGTCGATGCGGAACTGGAAATGCTCGTCCCGTCCCAAAAGGGAGGGGTCGCATGACGACGCTCCCGCTCGATCACGACACGCAGGACATGCGGCGCGGCGCCTGCCCCGCCCTTTCCGCGCCGATGATGACCGGCGACGGGCTGCTGGCGCGCATATCGCTGACCGGGGCGATCACCCCAAAAGAACTTGCCGATATCTGCCGGCTGGCAAAAAGACACGGCAACGGCATGATCGACATTTCAGCCCGTGGCAATCTCCAGATCCGCGGCCTCAGCGAGACCTCGGCACCACGTCTCGACGCCGATGTGCGGGCGCTGAACCTTCCCCTGCGCGACGGCCTGGCGGTCGAAGTGCCACCGCTTGCCGGACAGGATGAAAGCGAGATCGCCGACCCTCGGCCACTGGCTGAAGCCATCCGCGACGGCGCCCGCACCATCACCGGACTGGCACCGAAAATGGCCGTTGTCGTCGATGGCGGGGGGCGTTTGCGGCTCTCCCATCTGCTGGCGGATATCCGCCTTGTGGCCATCTCGGAAACGGAGTGGCGGCTCACCCTCGGCGGCACCGAGCAATCCGGTCGTATTTTCAATGTTTTACGTGAAACACTTGTTGTCGACACGGTTCTTGCCCTGCTGAAGCGACTGGCCAGCCTGGGAAACAAGGCTCGCGGGCGGGATCTGGCGAGAGATATTCCGGTGAGCGAAACGGCGCCCCACACTCAACCGTCATCCTCGGGCTTGTCCCGAGGATCTACCGGTGTCGAGGTTTTCGATGCGGATCGGATGCCCGGGACAAGCCCGAGCATGACGGCCCAAAATGCGTCCGCCTCCCCCTTCGATCTCTTCGCGCTCTCCGATGACCTGCACGCCGTCGGCATCGGCCCCGCATTCGGCCAGGCGAAGTCGGAAAGCCTGATCGCGCTCTGCGACGAGGCTACACGGCTCAAAGTAAAATCTGCAAAGCAGGCACTCGATCATGCGCTGCTCTTCACCGGCCCCGAAATCGCCTGCCGGAAATTACAGGCCTTTGCCGGAGACTGCGGCTTCATCACCTCGGCCAGCGATCCGCGCAGCCATATCGCCGCCTGCCCGGGCCGCCCTGCCTGCAATTCGGCAACGATTGCCACGCATGAGATTGCCGCGGCGGCCGCAGCCGAGTGTGGCGATCTTATTGACGGCTCGTTCAAGCTTCATGTGACGGGCTGCGCCAAGGGTTGCGCCCATCCTGAACCCGCGGCCCTGACGCTTTGCGGCACGGCGGATCGTGTTTCCCTGATCGCTGCGGCAAAAGCATCGGGACAACCCTTTGCTTTCGCGCACTTTGCCGATACCAACGCCACACTTCGCCGGCTTTCCGATCTCGTCAGACGGGAGAGACGGCCGAATGAAAACTCCGCCGACTGCCTCGCCCGGATCGGTTCCGCGCGATTGGCAGCAGCAGCCACGGGACGACCATGACGAATTACGACTATATCCGCGAAGGCGACGCGATCTACGAAAAATCCTTCGCGATCATCCGTGCGGAAGCCGATCTCTCCGCCTTTACCCCGGAACAGGCCGATATTGCCGTGCGCATGATCCATGCCTGCGGACTGGTTGAGGCGGCCGAACATTTCCGCTTTTCCAATGATTTCGTCGAGGCCGCGCGCGGCGCGCTGCGTGCCGGACGGCCGATCTATTGCGACGCCGAAATGGTGGCGCATGGCGTCACCCGCACCCGCCTGCCCGCCGAAAACCAGGTGATCTGCACGCTGCGCGATGGCCGCACGGTGGAGCTGGCGAAAACCATCGGCAACACCCGTTCGGCCGCCGCGCTCGATCTCTGGGACGAGATGGAAGGGTCGGTCGTGGCGATCGGCAATGCGCCGACGGCGCTGTTCCGCCTGCTCGAAATGCTCGATGCCGGGGCGCCGCGCCCAGCCGCCATCATCGGCATGCCTGTTGGCTTCGTTGGTGCCGCCGAATCGAAGGAGGCGCTGATGGTTTCCCATCACGATATCCCCTATGCCGTGGTGCGTGGCCGCATGGGTGGCTCGGCGATGACGGCTGCCGCCGTCAACGCGCTGGCGAGGGCGGGCCTGTGAGCGGCGAAATCACGAAGGGCCGGCTTTCCGGCGTCGGCACCGGTCCGGGCGATCCGGAACTGATGACGCTGAAGGCGGTGCGCGCCATCGCGGAGGCCGATGTCGTCGCCTTCTTCTGCAAGAAGGGCTCGACCGGCAATGGCCGCGCCATCGTCGAGGCGCATATCCGTCCCAACACAATCGAACTGCCGCTGGTCTATCCGGTGACGGTCGAAACCCACAAGGACGAGGCCGACTACAAGAACCCGATCAACGATTTCTTCGATCGCTCGGCCGAAGAGATCGCCGCCCATCTCGATGCCGGCCGCAATGTCGCCGTCCTGAGCGAGGGCGACCCGCTCTTCTACGGCTCCTACATGCATCTGCATCTGCGGCTGAAGGATCGCTACCAGGCCGACGTCATCGCCGGCGTCACGGCCATGTCCGGCTGCTGGTCGATGACCGGCCTGCCGCTCGTGCAGGGCGACGATATCCTGAGCGTTCTCCCCGGCACCCTGCCGGAAGAAAAACTCGCTGAACGGCTCGCAGTTACGGATGGTGCCGTCATTATGAAAGTTGGCCGTAACTTGCCGAAGATCCGCCGGGCCCTGGCAGCAGTCGGCAAGCTCTCCGGCGCCCTTTATGTCGAGCGCGGCACGATGGCGAACGGCGCCGCCGAAAGGCTTGAAACCCGCGACGAAAGCCCTGCCCCCTATTTCTCCATCGTTCTAGTACCCGGCTGGACAACCCGCCCGAACGGAGACGAAGCATGACCGGTTCGCTGACCGTCGTCGGCCTCGGGCCAGGCAATCCGGACCAGATGACACCCGAGGCGCTTGCTGCAGTTACGGCATCGAGCGACTTTTTCGGCTATTTCCCGTATATCGATCGGCTGAACCTGAGGCCTGACCAGCATCGCCATGCCTCCGACAACCGCGAGGAACTGGCCCGCGCCAGGGCTGCACTGGACATGGCGGCCAAAGGCAGCCGCGTTTGCGTCGTCTCCGGCGGCGATCCGGGCGTGTTTGCCATGGCCGCAGCCGTTTGCGAAGCAATCGACGATGGCCCGGCCGAATGGCGCGAGATCGAGCTGTCCGTCGTGCCGGGCGTGACCGCCATGCTCGCAGTCGCGGCAAAGGCCGGCGCGCCACTTGGCCATGATTTCTGCGCCATTTCGCTGTCGAACAACCTGAAGCCCTGGGCAATCATCGAAAAGCGCCTTGTTGCGGCGGCGACGGCAGGCTTCGTCATGGCCTTCTACAATCCAATCAGCAAGGCAAGGC
Protein-coding sequences here:
- the cobN gene encoding cobaltochelatase subunit CobN, which gives rise to MHILATTSSSLDDLIEPVDLNQSPADVVVLSFSGSDLNGVAAGWGEGSLALTNLSDLHHPMSVDLWLDKTASHAKVILVRILGGYDRWAYGVDELSRLARRRKIALALLPGECSIRDERLASASTMSDETLAGILACFREGGPDNMRLLARRLSALADGSTGTLPAALPMPKAGFYKPGHGIADEEELLADLAAAAPRLPILFYRSMLLANDAAPIDALFAALGARGFAPVPVFVSGLKDQEAISFVEATIARLGAAAILTTTAFASGTDANSDTLFDRTGIPVFQIVVATTRRDGWAEGRRGLNPADLAMHVVLPELDGRILAGAISFKQGDNSAALFNQPEPDRVEQVADRIASFLRMKMAAPAERRVVIMMPDYPSTPGRTGYAVGLDVPQSVLSMLHELSQAGYSVLDMPATPKDLLDRLGRQTGALPVEEYIPAPGTEAAWGSARDDGDIEDGAWRFRAAQFGNITVALAPDRGRNADRRADYHSPDLPPRHALVAFGQWMRHRLDTHAIVHVGAHGTLEWLPGKTVALSKDCFPELITGSLPVIYPFIVSNPGEAAVAKRRISAITIGHLPPVLTGAGLSNDEKKLELLVDEYAQADGLDRRRRDRLAKLIVEAARDTTIATDAGVSRNDDPDTALARIDAFLCDLKDFAIKDGQHVFGTVAEGDGDPLRIASAAAERQALIDALDGKHIRPGPSGAPARGRRDVMPTGRNLYASDPRTLPTPTAFELGKRAADEILRRYLQDHGDWPKSLVFDLWGSASLRSGGEEVAQVLALMGARPVMDTATGRVTGIEVLPPAQLGRPRVDVTLRISGLFRDMFPALIALLDAAMRAIAAREEAPGDNPLSEAAQAAGSVPPRIFGSAPGTYGSGIEEKLADGRWAEREELGRIYLDATSHAFGGADGEASHVPGEFAGRVGNADLLVHTGDDPGRDLLDGSADVAFIGGFSAAVAALGGKADVIALDTTDPAKPKARSISEAVTRVVRARAVNPRFIEGQMRHGPRGAAELVETVDRLIGFAETTHAIPQSLIDATYDAYLGDETVRDFLLAQNPEGARYMAERFRSAMNRGLWHPRRNAVDAELEMLVPSQKGGVA
- the cobG gene encoding precorrin-3B synthase codes for the protein MTTLPLDHDTQDMRRGACPALSAPMMTGDGLLARISLTGAITPKELADICRLAKRHGNGMIDISARGNLQIRGLSETSAPRLDADVRALNLPLRDGLAVEVPPLAGQDESEIADPRPLAEAIRDGARTITGLAPKMAVVVDGGGRLRLSHLLADIRLVAISETEWRLTLGGTEQSGRIFNVLRETLVVDTVLALLKRLASLGNKARGRDLARDIPVSETAPHTQPSSSGLSRGSTGVEVFDADRMPGTSPSMTAQNASASPFDLFALSDDLHAVGIGPAFGQAKSESLIALCDEATRLKVKSAKQALDHALLFTGPEIACRKLQAFAGDCGFITSASDPRSHIAACPGRPACNSATIATHEIAAAAAAECGDLIDGSFKLHVTGCAKGCAHPEPAALTLCGTADRVSLIAAAKASGQPFAFAHFADTNATLRRLSDLVRRERRPNENSADCLARIGSARLAAAATGRP
- a CDS encoding precorrin-8X methylmutase, whose protein sequence is MTNYDYIREGDAIYEKSFAIIRAEADLSAFTPEQADIAVRMIHACGLVEAAEHFRFSNDFVEAARGALRAGRPIYCDAEMVAHGVTRTRLPAENQVICTLRDGRTVELAKTIGNTRSAAALDLWDEMEGSVVAIGNAPTALFRLLEMLDAGAPRPAAIIGMPVGFVGAAESKEALMVSHHDIPYAVVRGRMGGSAMTAAAVNALARAGL
- a CDS encoding precorrin-2 C(20)-methyltransferase, producing the protein MTLKAVRAIAEADVVAFFCKKGSTGNGRAIVEAHIRPNTIELPLVYPVTVETHKDEADYKNPINDFFDRSAEEIAAHLDAGRNVAVLSEGDPLFYGSYMHLHLRLKDRYQADVIAGVTAMSGCWSMTGLPLVQGDDILSVLPGTLPEEKLAERLAVTDGAVIMKVGRNLPKIRRALAAVGKLSGALYVERGTMANGAAERLETRDESPAPYFSIVLVPGWTTRPNGDEA
- a CDS encoding precorrin-3B C(17)-methyltransferase, producing MTGSLTVVGLGPGNPDQMTPEALAAVTASSDFFGYFPYIDRLNLRPDQHRHASDNREELARARAALDMAAKGSRVCVVSGGDPGVFAMAAAVCEAIDDGPAEWREIELSVVPGVTAMLAVAAKAGAPLGHDFCAISLSNNLKPWAIIEKRLVAAATAGFVMAFYNPISKARPHQLGEAFDILRNHLPGSVPVIFGRAAGRPDEAIRIVPLAEAEGEMADMATCVIVGTAETRLIERGDKRPIVYSPRFLTETAR